A part of Magnetospirillum sp. ME-1 genomic DNA contains:
- a CDS encoding transketolase family protein, whose translation MANATLMRDAFIDYIYDAAKANSNLMFLSADFGAKALDRFREDLPNQFLHTGIAEQNMVDLGAGLAIAGKQVILYAMAPFLTARCYEQIKAVLCAMNLPIALVGVGAGLGYDHATLTHFTPEDIASTKALNHMEVWSMADSPSALALAELIAEQPALRYVRLERQPMPPIYGTVGRADLERGYGHLRQGRDLCIVACGYMTHKALIAADQLAAEGISAGVVDLFRIKPLPADLVGLLAGYGAVISVEEQLLEGGFGSGVLEGLADAGIMRPFKRLGLRNGFDVTNGDRDQLHAKYGIDIPDIVAAARSLGGKAV comes from the coding sequence TTGGCCAACGCAACTCTCATGCGCGACGCCTTCATCGACTATATCTACGATGCGGCGAAGGCAAACTCCAACCTGATGTTCCTGTCGGCCGATTTCGGCGCCAAGGCACTGGACCGTTTCCGCGAGGACCTGCCGAACCAGTTCCTCCACACCGGTATCGCCGAGCAGAACATGGTCGATCTGGGGGCCGGCCTTGCCATCGCCGGCAAGCAGGTCATCCTGTACGCCATGGCCCCCTTCCTGACCGCCCGCTGCTACGAGCAGATCAAGGCGGTGCTGTGCGCCATGAACCTGCCCATCGCCCTGGTCGGCGTCGGTGCGGGGCTGGGCTACGACCACGCCACCCTGACCCACTTCACCCCCGAGGATATCGCCTCGACCAAGGCGTTGAACCACATGGAAGTGTGGTCCATGGCCGATTCGCCCAGCGCCCTGGCCCTGGCCGAGTTGATCGCCGAGCAGCCGGCCCTGCGCTATGTCCGCCTGGAGCGCCAGCCGATGCCGCCGATTTACGGCACGGTCGGCCGTGCCGATCTGGAGCGCGGCTATGGCCATCTGCGCCAGGGACGCGACCTGTGTATCGTCGCTTGCGGCTACATGACCCACAAGGCGCTGATTGCCGCCGACCAGTTGGCGGCCGAGGGGATTTCGGCCGGCGTGGTCGATCTGTTCCGTATCAAGCCTCTGCCGGCCGACCTCGTCGGCCTGCTGGCCGGATATGGCGCCGTGATCAGCGTCGAGGAGCAACTGCTCGAGGGCGGCTTCGGCAGCGGCGTTCTCGAAGGCCTCGCCGACGCCGGAATCATGCGCCCGTTCAAGCGCCTGGGCCTGCGCAACGGCTTCGACGTCACCAACGGCGATCGCGACCAGTTGCATGCCAAGTACGGCATCGACATCCCCGATATCGTGGCGGCGGCCCGTTCGCTGGGCGGCAAGGCTGTCTGA
- a CDS encoding B12-binding domain-containing radical SAM protein, whose product MAKAVDVLFIHPGDAKKIYQGLAADFAAIEPPLFAGLYANYVRSKGLVPAIYDAPAMRASAEETARVATEEYRARLIVIVVYGQQPSASTQNMGAAGRIARRIKERDSGQKIMMVGTHPAALPESTLRDEAIDFVCDLEGPATIYKTARALIDGQGNLGDIPSLWWRDGEAIVKPNSAEPLIRDLDAELPGMAWDLLPMELYRAHNWHCFTHINERSPYASIHTSLGCPYKCNFCCINTPFGRSSYRMWSPEKVVAEIDHLVETYGVRNIKIADEMFVLNKRHVKAICELLISRPYTVNIWAYARVDSVDEELLPLLKQAGVNWLCLGIESASDSVRDGADKIYTMDDIKDVCSRIQAAGIFIIGNFIFGLPDDTPERMQATLDLALELNCEFANFYSAMAYPGSQLYRDAVAQGLELPETWDDFSQHGYKCKPLANQHLTARQILEFRDRAFMTYFTHPPYLEMVREKFGQEVVDHIKSVISIPLKRQLLEAAE is encoded by the coding sequence ATGGCAAAGGCCGTAGATGTTCTGTTCATTCACCCCGGTGACGCGAAGAAGATTTATCAGGGTTTGGCCGCCGATTTTGCCGCCATCGAGCCGCCTCTGTTCGCCGGCCTCTATGCCAATTACGTCCGCTCCAAGGGCTTGGTTCCGGCCATCTACGACGCGCCGGCCATGCGGGCCAGCGCCGAAGAGACCGCCCGTGTCGCCACCGAAGAATATCGCGCACGCCTGATTGTGATCGTGGTTTACGGCCAGCAGCCTTCCGCCTCGACCCAGAACATGGGCGCCGCCGGCCGTATCGCCCGCCGGATCAAGGAACGCGATTCCGGGCAGAAGATCATGATGGTCGGCACCCATCCCGCCGCCCTGCCCGAGAGCACCCTGCGCGACGAGGCCATCGACTTCGTCTGTGACCTCGAGGGGCCGGCCACCATCTACAAGACCGCCCGGGCGCTGATCGACGGCCAGGGCAACCTGGGCGACATCCCCAGCCTGTGGTGGCGCGATGGCGAGGCCATCGTCAAGCCGAATTCGGCCGAGCCGCTGATCCGCGATCTGGACGCCGAGTTGCCGGGCATGGCCTGGGACCTGCTGCCCATGGAGCTTTACCGCGCCCACAACTGGCACTGCTTCACCCACATCAACGAGCGTTCGCCCTACGCCTCGATCCACACCTCGCTGGGCTGCCCCTACAAGTGCAACTTCTGTTGCATCAACACGCCCTTCGGGCGGTCTTCGTATCGCATGTGGAGCCCCGAGAAGGTGGTGGCCGAGATCGACCACCTGGTCGAGACCTATGGCGTCAGGAACATCAAGATCGCCGACGAAATGTTCGTCCTGAACAAGCGTCATGTGAAGGCCATCTGCGAATTGCTGATCAGCCGTCCCTACACCGTCAACATCTGGGCCTATGCCCGCGTCGATTCGGTGGACGAGGAATTGCTGCCGCTGTTGAAGCAGGCCGGCGTCAACTGGCTGTGCCTTGGCATCGAAAGCGCGAGCGACAGCGTCCGCGATGGTGCCGACAAGATCTACACCATGGACGACATCAAGGATGTGTGTAGCCGCATTCAGGCGGCCGGCATTTTCATCATCGGCAACTTCATCTTCGGCCTGCCCGACGATACGCCGGAACGCATGCAGGCGACCCTGGATCTGGCTCTCGAACTCAATTGCGAGTTCGCCAATTTCTATTCGGCCATGGCCTATCCGGGATCACAGCTTTATCGCGACGCGGTGGCCCAGGGGCTGGAACTGCCCGAGACCTGGGACGACTTCTCGCAGCACGGCTATAAGTGCAAGCCCCTGGCCAACCAGCACCTGACCGCCCGGCAGATTCTGGAATTCCGGGACCGCGCCTTCATGACCTATTTCACCCACCCGCCCTATCTGGAGATGGTGCGCGAGAAATTCGGCCAGGAGGTGGTCGATCATATCAAGAGCGTGATTTCGATCCCGCTGAAGCGCCAACTTCTGGAAGCAGCCGAGTAG
- a CDS encoding phosphoglycerate dehydrogenase — translation MPRIKVTSTSFSQNPLLAQELRAVFPDAVLNEEGRRLAGPDLAAFLADADGAVIGLEKVDSALLDACPRLKIVAKYGVGLDNIDIPKCQDRGVAIGWTGGVNRRSVGELALCFMLGLCRNVFRTSTLMRGGVWEKNGGVQLSGKTVGIIGLGHTGREVARLLEPLHCRVLANDILDMGDYCRDNGIIPAGKEQIFAEADVLTLHVPCTPLTTRLVNADTLRAMKPSAVLINTCRGEVVDQEALKAALKQGTIAAAAIDVYEEEPPTDMELLLLPNLVCTAHIGGNAHEAVVAMGRSAIGHLTDYFG, via the coding sequence ATGCCACGCATCAAGGTGACGTCGACCTCGTTCTCGCAAAATCCGCTGCTGGCCCAGGAATTGCGGGCCGTGTTTCCAGACGCCGTCCTGAATGAGGAAGGCCGCCGCCTGGCGGGGCCGGATTTGGCCGCCTTTCTGGCCGACGCCGACGGGGCGGTGATCGGGCTGGAAAAGGTCGATTCCGCACTGCTGGATGCCTGCCCCCGGCTGAAGATCGTCGCCAAATACGGTGTCGGCCTCGACAACATCGACATCCCAAAGTGCCAGGACCGGGGTGTCGCCATCGGCTGGACAGGCGGAGTCAACCGCCGTTCGGTCGGCGAACTGGCCCTGTGCTTCATGCTGGGCCTGTGCCGCAACGTGTTCCGCACCTCGACCCTGATGCGCGGTGGCGTGTGGGAAAAGAATGGCGGGGTCCAACTGTCCGGCAAGACGGTGGGCATCATCGGACTGGGCCACACCGGTCGCGAGGTGGCTCGCCTGCTCGAACCCCTGCATTGCCGGGTGCTCGCCAACGACATCCTCGACATGGGCGATTACTGCCGGGACAACGGCATCATCCCCGCGGGCAAGGAGCAGATTTTCGCCGAGGCGGACGTGCTGACCCTGCATGTTCCGTGCACGCCTTTGACGACCAGACTGGTCAATGCCGACACCCTGAGGGCCATGAAGCCTTCGGCGGTCCTGATCAACACCTGTCGGGGGGAGGTGGTGGACCAGGAGGCGCTGAAGGCTGCGCTGAAACAGGGCACCATCGCAGCGGCGGCCATTGATGTGTACGAGGAGGAACCTCCCACCGACATGGAACTGTTGCTCCTGCCGAACCTGGTGTGCACGGCCCATATCGGAGGAAACGCCCACGAGGCGGTGGTGGCCATGGGGCGTTCCGCCATCGGGCATCTTACGGACTATTTCGGTTAG
- a CDS encoding TylF/MycF/NovP-related O-methyltransferase: MDNLSIVDHFSTFFSGDIVECGTWKGGMACGMMAVCGSGKKYHFFDSFEGLPPPRDIDGGAAMSLHQKPYYYNNNRADYDEFCQLVYAQSVPRENISIYKGWFSDTLRQYSGGPISVLRLDGDWYDSTMQCLRGLWDLVEPGGVVIIDDYIAFSGCSRAVHDFLSSISSISRISRTPRTEVAYIWKCDGAYAP, translated from the coding sequence GTGGATAATCTGTCTATCGTTGATCATTTTTCAACTTTTTTCTCTGGAGATATTGTTGAATGCGGGACATGGAAGGGGGGGATGGCCTGCGGAATGATGGCTGTTTGTGGTTCTGGAAAAAAATACCATTTTTTTGATTCTTTTGAGGGGCTTCCTCCGCCGCGGGATATTGATGGGGGGGCGGCGATGAGCTTGCATCAAAAGCCTTATTATTATAATAATAACAGGGCTGACTATGATGAGTTTTGTCAACTTGTGTATGCGCAATCTGTTCCTCGTGAGAATATAAGTATATATAAGGGGTGGTTTTCTGATACGTTGCGTCAATACAGTGGTGGCCCGATATCTGTTCTCCGCTTGGATGGTGACTGGTATGATTCAACGATGCAGTGTTTGCGTGGGCTTTGGGATCTTGTTGAGCCTGGTGGTGTTGTAATTATTGATGATTACATAGCGTTTTCTGGATGCTCCAGGGCTGTTCATGACTTTTTATCCAGTATATCGTCAATTTCGAGAATATCTAGGACGCCTAGAACCGAGGTTGCGTATATTTGGAAATGTGATGGTGCGTATGCGCCATAG
- a CDS encoding transketolase gives MGFDMKTVNVAELIKRSQWLRQALFEMVVKHQAGHLPSSFSMAEILVSLYYGGVARVTRGNPKDPNRDRILVSKGHAAMSQYPILADFGFFPAEELDRFTQLDGLLGMYADFRIPGIEGISGSLGHGVGMGAGISLAARIDGQKHRTFVILGDGENYEGSIWESAMFAAHHKLDNLVVIVDRNQLCILGRTEELLELGDLEDKWRSFGWDAVTVDGHSYKSLLPAFERIGRNGKPTAIIANTVKGKGVSFMEGQAVWHNRMPSEQQALQARRELAVNCIID, from the coding sequence ATGGGATTCGACATGAAGACGGTGAACGTGGCCGAGTTGATCAAGCGTTCGCAATGGCTGCGGCAGGCATTGTTCGAAATGGTGGTCAAACATCAGGCCGGTCACCTGCCCTCCAGTTTCTCGATGGCCGAGATTCTGGTGTCGCTGTATTACGGCGGCGTCGCCCGCGTCACCCGCGGCAACCCCAAGGATCCCAACCGCGACCGCATCCTGGTCTCGAAGGGCCACGCCGCCATGTCGCAGTACCCGATCCTGGCCGATTTCGGGTTTTTCCCGGCCGAGGAACTGGACCGCTTCACCCAGTTGGACGGTCTCCTGGGCATGTACGCCGATTTCCGCATCCCCGGCATCGAGGGCATCTCCGGCTCGCTGGGCCACGGCGTCGGGATGGGGGCCGGCATCAGCCTTGCCGCCCGCATCGACGGTCAGAAACACCGGACCTTCGTCATCCTGGGCGACGGAGAGAATTACGAGGGGTCGATCTGGGAAAGCGCCATGTTCGCCGCCCATCACAAACTTGATAACCTGGTGGTGATCGTCGATCGCAACCAGCTGTGCATCCTGGGCCGTACCGAGGAGTTGCTTGAACTGGGCGACCTCGAGGACAAGTGGCGGTCGTTCGGTTGGGACGCGGTCACTGTCGATGGCCATTCCTACAAGAGCCTGCTGCCCGCCTTCGAACGCATCGGCAGGAACGGCAAGCCCACCGCCATCATCGCCAACACGGTGAAGGGCAAGGGCGTGTCATTCATGGAAGGCCAGGCGGTTTGGCACAACCGGATGCCCAGCGAGCAGCAGGCGTTGCAGGCTCGCCGCGAATTGGCCGTTAACTGCATCATCGATTAA
- a CDS encoding NAD-dependent epimerase/dehydratase family protein: MKTIVFGGSGFLGSYVVDELTHRGHDVVIFDRQPSPYRPDLPFILGNILDREAVAAAVKGCDYVYNLAGAANVELSIDSPLEYLEVNIIGNANVLEAARQAGVSRFIYASSAYALSDRGAFYGTSKRTSEKVIELYQEHYGLNYTILRYGSVYGTRSDNSNRIYRLLKQALTEGKVVFPGSGSEEREYIHCADAARLSVDILGDWGCNETFILTGMERFSYKELLNLISEIMGGKVKIELQEGNYKGHYNLTPYHFNPSLGKKLISNPCIDFGQGLLDCITALHNELLTPDEVIVEGPRKDG; the protein is encoded by the coding sequence ATGAAAACCATCGTCTTCGGCGGCAGCGGGTTCCTCGGCTCCTATGTGGTGGACGAGCTGACACATCGTGGCCACGACGTGGTTATCTTCGACCGCCAGCCATCGCCATATCGTCCCGACCTTCCTTTTATCCTGGGGAACATCCTTGATCGTGAGGCGGTCGCGGCGGCGGTGAAGGGATGCGACTATGTTTACAACCTGGCCGGAGCGGCCAACGTAGAATTGTCCATCGACTCTCCGCTCGAATATCTGGAGGTCAACATCATTGGCAACGCCAATGTCCTGGAAGCAGCCCGGCAGGCCGGCGTCAGCCGCTTCATATATGCCAGTTCGGCCTACGCGCTCTCAGACCGCGGCGCTTTTTACGGGACCTCGAAGCGCACCTCCGAAAAAGTGATCGAATTGTACCAGGAGCATTACGGCCTGAATTACACCATCTTGCGGTACGGTTCGGTCTACGGGACACGCTCGGATAACAGCAACCGCATCTACCGCCTGCTGAAACAGGCCTTGACCGAGGGCAAGGTGGTATTTCCCGGCAGCGGCTCCGAGGAGCGGGAATACATTCACTGCGCCGATGCCGCGCGGCTATCCGTGGACATCCTCGGCGACTGGGGCTGCAACGAGACCTTCATCCTGACCGGGATGGAACGTTTCAGCTATAAGGAACTGCTCAATCTGATCAGCGAAATCATGGGCGGGAAGGTGAAAATCGAACTTCAGGAAGGCAATTACAAGGGGCACTACAACCTGACCCCCTACCATTTCAACCCCAGCTTGGGGAAGAAGCTGATCAGCAACCCTTGCATCGATTTCGGCCAGGGGCTTCTGGATTGCATTACGGCCCTGCACAATGAATTGCTCACTCCCGACGAGGTGATCGTGGAAGGACCTCGGAAGGACGGCTGA